Within Armatimonadota bacterium, the genomic segment ACCCCCGCCTCCAGGGCGGCCAGGGCCAGCCGGTAGTCGAAGTGGATGTCGGCCACGATGGGGATGGGGCTGCGGGGCCGGATCTGCGCCAGGGCCTGGGCGGCTTCCCGGTCAGGGACGGCCAGGCGGACGATCTCGCAGCCTTCGGCGGCCAGCTGGTAGATCTGGGCCAGGGTCCCCTCCACATCGCGGGTGTCGGTGACGGTCATGGACTGCACCGCGATGGGCGCGCCGCCGCCGATCTCCACGCGGCCCACCCGCACCCGCCGGGTCTGCTCTCGCGGCCGCAGACTCATCGCCGTCTCCCCCGCCCGCTCACAGGCGCCCCAGGTCCCGCACGGTCAGCACCACCAGGAGCAGCATGAGCAGCGCAAACCCCACCAGGTGAATGTAGCCTTCCCGCCGGGGGTCCACCGGACGCCGCCGGATGGCCTCCACCACCAGGAACAGCAACCGCCCTCCGTCCAGCGCCGGCACCGGCAGCAGGTTGAAGAGTCCCACCATGATGCTGAGCAAGGCGGCCGTGTACACGAAGGGCTCCGCGCCGACCTGGGCCGCCTCTCCCAGAAATCGCACCGCGTCCACGGGGCCGGACAGTTCGCGGAAGAATGTCCCGCGGCGGACCAAGGCCGCCACCGCCCCGCCGATGGCGGCCGCGTACTGTCCGGTGGTGGTCACCCCCCACCACAGGGCCCGCCCCGGACCCATGGGCTGGCGCACCGACTCCGGGCGGAACCCGATAAGCCCGATCCCCTGGCGCTGGTCGCGGATGGTGGTGACCTCCACCTCAAACCGCCGCCCGTCGCGCTCCACGGTCAGCCGCAGGCGCTCGTGGGGACGGCGGTGGATGGTCTCGATGACCTGCTCGCCGTCGGCCATGGGCTGCCCGTCGATGGCCGCGATCCGGTCGCCCGCCCGCAGGCCGACCGCCGCCGCCGGACAGGTGACCCGGCGGCCGTCGTCAGAGCAGACGGTGAGGACCTGTCCGATGCGGGTGCTGATCCCCACCGGCACCCCCAGGGCGGCGGCCAGGCCGGCGAACAGCAGCACCGCCAGGACCAGGTTCATCACCGGGCCGGCCAGCACCACGGCCATGCGCTGCCAGACCGACTTGCTGCGCAGGCTGCCGGACCCGCTCGCGCCCTCTGCATCCTCCCCCGCCAGCCTCACATAGCCGCCCAGGGGGAGAACGTTGACCGCGTACACCGTCTCCCCGCGGCGTATCCGCACCAGCGGCGGCCCGAATCCCAGGGCGAACGCCAGCACGGTGACGCCGGTACGCCGGGCGATCAGGAAGTGCCCCAGCTCGTGGGCGAAGATCATCAGCCCGAAGGCGACGATGGCCCACCCCAGGTTCACCGGCTG encodes:
- a CDS encoding M50 family metallopeptidase, coding for MSGVQPVNLGWAIVAFGLMIFAHELGHFLIARRTGVTVLAFALGFGPPLVRIRRGETVYAVNVLPLGGYVRLAGEDAEGASGSGSLRSKSVWQRMAVVLAGPVMNLVLAVLLFAGLAAALGVPVGISTRIGQVLTVCSDDGRRVTCPAAAVGLRAGDRIAAIDGQPMADGEQVIETIHRRPHERLRLTVERDGRRFEVEVTTIRDQRQGIGLIGFRPESVRQPMGPGRALWWGVTTTGQYAAAIGGAVAALVRRGTFFRELSGPVDAVRFLGEAAQVGAEPFVYTAALLSIMVGLFNLLPVPALDGGRLLFLVVEAIRRRPVDPRREGYIHLVGFALLMLLLVVLTVRDLGRL